One stretch of Harmonia axyridis chromosome 1, icHarAxyr1.1, whole genome shotgun sequence DNA includes these proteins:
- the LOC123688905 gene encoding uncharacterized protein LOC123688905 — protein MKLLVIVSLVTIALAKPAVKPPVKRQFDFTVPQLSQDFNQFGARTFQNGFNLVESQSEKTPSLLVNQDLNQFNLGLNGISSSSNGVLSSQGFSSFNGPEITNVGSSGLNSNGFVSTTTASPVPVSFESFSLPTSTISPLLNSEISSINSVSSLNGLPVNSAISSGIFAQNLAPTVTPLSEISRSYADSSFNGFNVNPTALPIVSSTVLPSSLVQNRFGGDLLLNNLQGFDLNSYRFNNLGDYQQVEVKNNQKSETTKSVYFYEAPEEPEPIRQRKIIQLPPQKTNYKLLFIKAPSAPEPQPIEIPTQVLNQEKTRVYVLVKKPETEQQVRIVAGPTPKPEKPEVFYIKYKTREEAEKAIKEAQEGASLGQESISVNGQQLVNSIKNVAVTETGGNTIVKQTFSQNLPSSSLRLFESSTALPIISSTFSPELNYVSNPSSVLLNDGGFNQFASSYTPSLLGSKVFATSGNNLYSVKNNIFSNGNLGFGSGNLGSFQSTTFSPFQSSTFSPNTYVSSGLSNFPSFVDLSQRSGFGFRSGRVDKSEENKSSSATASVASTSSFGTSFEAQSENKSTEESTSQKDEPLLLSLGSGSSTSSPIFTNALETSTEAVDAESSTSSV, from the coding sequence ATCGTTTCCTTGGTCACAATTGCCTTGGCAAAACCGGCAGTCAAGCCTCCGGTGAAGAGACAATTCGACTTCACTGTTCCGCAGTTGAGTCAAGATTTCAACCAATTCGGAGCCAGAACCTTCCAGAATGGATTCAATTTAGTTGAAAGCCAATCCGAGAAAACACCAAGCCTTCTGGTCAACCAAGACTTGAACCAATTCAACCTTGGACTAAATGGAATATCTTCTTCATCCAACGGAGTTCTTTCATCACAAGGATTCTCTTCATTCAATGGACCTGAAATCACCAATGTCGGATCATCTGGTCTGAACTCTAATGGTTTTGTGTCAACCACCACTGCTTCTCCCGTGCCAGTCTCTTTTGAATCTTTTAGCCTCCCAACAAGTACCATATCGCCACTTCTGAATTCTGAAATAAGCTCCATTAATTCAGTTTCATCTCTCAATGGATTACCTGTTAATTCTGCCATATCATCAGGAATCTTCGCTCAAAATCTCGCACCAACTGTAACTCCTCTTTCAGAAATATCTAGGTCATACGCTGACTCCTCATTCAACGGTTTCAATGTGAACCCAACTGCTCTGCCCATCGTTAGTTCAACTGTATTACCTTCTAGTTTGGTTCAGAATAGGTTTGGAGgagatttattattgaataatttgcAAGGATTTGACTTGAACTCATACAGATTCAATAACTTGGGAGATTATCAACAAGTTGAGGtgaaaaataaccaaaaatccGAAACCACCAAGAGCGTCTACTTCTATGAAGCTCCAGAGGAACCTGAACCAATTCGTCAACGTAAAATAATCCAATTGCCACCACAAAAAACAAACTACAAGCTTCTTTTCATCAAAGCTCCATCTGCCCCTGAACCTCAGCCAATTGAAATTCCAACTCAAGTACTTAATCAAGAAAAAACACGAGTCTACGTTTTGGTCAAGAAACCAGAAACTGAACAACAAGTCAGAATTGTTGCAGGTCCTACACCCAAGCCTGAGAAACCTGAGGTTTTTTACATCAAGTACAAAACCCGTGAAGAAGCCGAGAAAGCTATTAAAGAAGCCCAAGAAGGTGCTTCTTTAGGACAAGAATCTATTAGTGTAAATGGCCAACAGTTGGTAAATTCCATAAAGAATGTTGCAGTAACTGAAACTGGCGGAAATACTATTGTGAAACAAACTTTCTCCCAAAATTTGCCATCTTCTTCCTTGAGATTGTTCGAATCATCGACTGCGTTGCCAATAATCTCTAGCACATTCTCTCCAGAATTGAACTATGTGTCTAATCCTTCCAGTGTTTTGTTGAACGATGGTGGATTCAACCAATTCGCTTCATCCTACACACCTTCTTTATTGGGAAGTAAAGTCTTCGCTACTTCAGGAAATAATCTTTACTCAgtgaaaaataacattttctcGAATGGAAACCTAGGTTTTGGTTCAGGAAACCTCGGTTCTTTCCAAAGTACCACCTTCAGTCCCTTCCAAAGTTCAACTTTCAGTCCTAACACCTATGTGTCTTCCGGACTTTCTAACTTCCCTTCATTCGTTGATTTGAGCCAAAGATCTGGATTTGGTTTCCGATCAGGACGCGTTGATAAATCTGaagaaaataaatcttcaagtGCAACAGCTTCAGTTGCTTCAACATCTTCATTTGGTACATCCTTTGAAGCCCAGTCTGAGAACAAATCTACCGAAGAATCAACCAGCCAGAAGGATGAACCACTCCTGTTGTCTCTTGGTAGTGGATCCAGTACATCCAGTCCAATTTTCACAAATGCTCTCGAAACTTCAACTGAAGCTGTCGACGCAGAATCATCTACCTCATCAGTGTGA